The DNA window catctcaaaaaaaaaaagaagaggccgggctgttggccagggtggtggctcacacctgtaatcccagcactttgggaggccaaggcgggtggatcacctgaggtcaggagttcgagaccagcctggccaacatggtgaaaccttgtctctactaaaaaaaataaaataaaaaaattagccaggcatggtggcactcccCTGTAGTCCcggccactcaagaggctgaggcacgagaatagcttgaacccagcagcgagaggttgcagtgagccaagattgtgccactgcgctccagcttgggtgacaaaccaagtctctgtctcagaaaaaaaaaaaaaaaaaagaggctgggctgAGTTCTGTTTGTCTCCTGCAGGCTGCCATGGGGTGTGTGTAGGCTTCAGAGACATGGGATCATGGACGACTGAGGCAGAAACATTGGATTAAGACTTCCTGAGCAATAGAGGCTGGTGAGTAGTGGGATGGGCAAGAGAACTCCACCTCCCCTCGGTTTCCTGCTGTCTCACTGGCTCCTGCCCCTCTTTCTCCAGGCACTGCCTTCCCCACAATGGCAGAGGTGGTGGCTGAGGTGGCCGAGATGCCAACACAGATGTCACCAGGGACAGTGGAGATGTCAACACCTATGTTGGGGGAGATGATGGAGATGTCAACAGAAGTGACTGAGATGACACCAGGGGAGGCTCTTGCCTCATCCCTCTTCTTCCAGCATCACCAGTTCATGTGCTCTGAGTGTGGCAGCCTCTATAACACACTGGAGGAAGTCCTCTCACACCAGGAGCAGCACATGCTTGCTGTCTCAGAGGAGGAGGCACTGACCACACAGAATGTTGGCCTGGAGCCAGAGCTGGTGCCAGGCGCTGAGGGGCCCTTCCAGTGTGGTGAATGCAGCCAGCTCATCCTCTCCCCTGGTGAGCTCCTGGCCCACCAGGATGCCCACCTCCGGGAGTCTGCAAACCAGATCCAATACCAGTGCTGGGATTGCCAGGAGCTGTTCCCCTCGCCCGAGCTGTGGGTGGCTCATCGAAAGGCCCAACACCTTTCTGCCCCGGTAGCTGAGCCACCAGTGCCACCTCCTTTGCCTCCCCCAACACCACTGCCTCCACCTTCTCCCCCATCTGAAGTCAAGATGGAGCCCTATGAGTGTCCTGAGTGTTCTACCCTCTGCGCCACCCCTGAGGAGTTCTTGGAGCATCAGGGCACCCACTTTGACTCCCTAGAGAAAGAAGAACGCAATgggttggaggaggaggaggaggaggacgaggaggatgAAGAAGATGATGAAGAGACAGAGGATGAGGAGGCCATGGCAGAGGTCGGTGATGATGCTGTGGGAGGTGATGAGTCCACAGCTGGCTGGGCTCAGGGCTGCGGGGACTGTCCCCAGCACCAGCCCTCAGCAGGGGCTCGCCGGCAACACCGGCAAACGTCTCACAGCCCGGCATCTGCCACCCACCCCTTCCACTGCAGCCAGTGTCAGCGCAGTTTCAGCTCCGCCAACCGGCTGCAGGCTCATGGGCGGGCCCATGTTGGTGGCACACACGAGTGTACGACCTGTTCCAAGGTCTTCAAGAAAGCAGCGTCGCTCGAGCAGCACTTGCGGCTGCACCGCGGGGAAGCCCGCTACCTCTGTGTAGACTGTGGCCGCGGCTTCGGCACAGAACTCACATTGGTGGCCCACCGGCGGGCCCACACTGCCAACCCATTGCATCGCTGTCGTTGTGGCAAGACATTCAGCAACATGACCAAGTTCCTCTACCACCGGCGCACTCACGCGGGCAAAAGCGGGGCACCTCCCACAGGAGCAACAGCTCCCCCAGCTCCAGCGGAGCCcacccctccaccaccaccccctgccccacctgcccagctGCCCTGCCCACAGTGCTCCAAgtcttttgcctcagcttcccggcTGTCACGGCACCGGCGTGCAGTACACGGGCCCCCTGAACGGCGTCACCGCTGTGGGGTTTGTGGCAAGGGCTTCAAGAAGCTGATCCACGTGCGCAACCACCTGCGGACACACACGGGCGAGAGGCCCTTCCAGTGCCACTCATGTGGCAAGACCTTTGCTTCTTTGGCCAACCTCAGCCGCCACCAGCTGACCCACACGGGCGCACGTCCCTACCAATGCCTGGACTGTGGCAAGCGCTTCACACAGAGCTCCAACCTGCAGCAGCACCGGCGGTTGCACTTGCGGCCAGTCGCCTTTGCCCGCGCCCCCCGCCTCCCCATCACTGGTCTCTACAACAAGAGTCCCTACTACTGCGGGACTTGTGGCCGCTGGTTCCGCGCCATGGCAGGCTTGCGACTGCATCAGCGGGTCCATGCCCGAGCTCGGACTTTGACGTTACAGCCTCCCAGATCaccacctcctgccccacccccaccccccgagCCTCAACAGACTATCATGTGCACAGAGCTGGGGGAGACGATTGCCATCATTGAGACATCCCAGCCGCTGGCTCTTGAGGACACCCTGCAGCTGTGCCAGGCTGCACTGGGGGCCAGTGAAGCAGGCGGGCTCTTGCAGTTGGACACGGCCTTCGTGTGACGCTGCTGAAAAGCAATAACAAAAGGGTTTGGTTGCAACAGCCAGTGTGGGTACCTCTGGGGAGAGAGGACCTCCTCTGGCAAACTGGTCTGATACCCACCGTGTGCCAGGATCCACCCTGGCCTCTTTTACCCACTGACTCCCCAGAACTACCCTTCCAGGCTTCTCTTGTCATCTTTCTCTGCCTGaggggaaactgaagctctgaGATGCGATGTGATCTGTACCAGGTCACCCAGCTACGCTGCAAAGTGGGTTGGCCAAGGCCCTTTGCACTGCATCACCCTGGTGCCCAGCAACATCAGGTAACCTTCACTGAGCACCAAGCTTGTGCCAGGTCTGTGCTGGCCACTCTCATATACCTCTTCAGATCCTCTGCTTGTACCCCTAGCCCTTGCCTTCCCTGGATTTTGGGCACCCAGGACTTTGCTCTGCCTGGTGGAGGAGGGTACTTGATTTCCCTGGGCTTCCTTCATCTCAATTCTGACAGTGTGGAAGGAAATCTGTAGGTACCCAGGTCCTCAGCTCCAGACTGGGTGatgctggagacccaggagcAAGTCAGCACAGGCTCTGCCCACAGGAGGCGTGCACAGTCTGGTAGGAGAAACACACAAGTACAGATAGCTTGCTCTCTGAGTATGTCTCATTGATTCATTCAGCCTGTGTGTCCTAAGGCCTCCCTCCTCCCATACTGGGTGATGCTGGAGGCAGAGATGAGTCAGGCCTAAGGCTTCTCAGGGCTGTGATGGGGATATGTAGGGACAGTGGGATCCCAGGAAACAGACCTCCATGGTGGGAGATCAGGAGTTAAGGATTTCCTAGAGAAGGTAGTCCCTGAAGGAAAAGTAGGAATCTGGTagtgaaagaggaaaagaacattccaggcagacagCACTGCAAGAGGGTGAGCTCTTGGTGTATTTGGAGACCATCCAGTTATCTGACTGCCTAGCCGAGGCAAGCGCCACACTTACCACTGTATGTGTACTATGATCCCAACAGGCTTGTGACATAGATTTCATATTATCCCTGttgtatagatttttaaaactggtggctgggcacggtggctcatgcctgtaatcccagcactttgggaggccgaggcgggcagataacgaggtcaggagatcgagaccatcctgggtaacatggtgaaaccccgtctctactaaaaatacgaaaaattagccgggagtggtggcgggcgcctgtggtggccagctgctcgggaggctgaggcaggagaatggcgtgaacccgggaggcggagcttgcagtgagccgagatcgcgccactgcactccagcctggggcacagagcaagactccgtctcaaaaataaataaataaataaataaatacataaataaataaaaataaactggccaggtgcagtggttcacgcttgcaatcccagtgcttcgggagactgaagcaggaggatcacttaaggccaggagttcgagaccagcctgggcaatagcaagacctcatctctacaaaaattaaaagttagccaggcctggtggcacatgcctgtaatccgagtgctttgggaggctaaggcaggaggatcacttgagctcaagagttcaagacctgggcaagagagagagagactttgtctctattaaaaataaaaatgattggccgagcatggtggtgcacaccagtattcccagctactctggaggctgaggcagaggcaggattgcttgatatgggggagattgaggctgcagtgagctgtgttcacaccactgcactccagcctgggcaacagtgcaagaccctgtcacttaaaaaaaaaaaaaggaaaaaaaaaactaaggacaGAGATTTGCCCAAGGTTTCACAGCTAGGCAGAGACATTGTGAGATTTGAGTACGGGAGGCCCCTTCGGCCCACATTTGTAACCCATACTATTCTGAGTGATTAAGACTTGAAACTTGTGCAGGGGTAGGGGATCAGAGGAAGATTCATTCTAACTAGAGGAAAAGTAAACCAGTGTCAGAGCTGTTGGGATTTGAGGGGGCCTCAAAACATCAAAGGTCTTGGGAGCAGGAAGATTCCCACCTTGTTCAGAGGTTACCTAGGATAATAGTCTTTCTCtccattgattgattgattgattgagatgaagtcttgctctgtcgcccaggctggagcacagtggtgcagtcccagctcactgcaacctccaccttccaggctcaagcgattctcctgcctcagtttccctaatagctgggattacaggcgcccaccactgcacccagctaatttttgtattttagtagaggcggggtttcgccatgttggccaggctggtctcaaactcctaacctcaggtgatctgcccgccttggcctccctaagtgctaggattacaggtgtgtgccaccgagcccggccataATAGTCTTTCTCTCCCTAAGCAGATGCAGGTGATTCCTGATAGGCTCCTCCCAGGCCCCTGCAGCCCAGGGTGCTCAGGCAGGGGAGGCAGAATGCAGTTGAGGATGAGATTGTCCAGGAGGGAGGCCTAGACTTTGGAAGGCCTTGAAAGCTGGGCTGAGTAGTTGCGAGTTGGAGGAGGGTTGTAATTGGGTGTTAGATCTGGGCTCAAAGTGGGGTGAGTGGGAAGCTAAAGATGGCCCAGCAGAAGACAGGGCCAGACCTGGGAAGGGGTCATGGGGTGGTAGGAGGGTGAGGGACACCTCAGTGACTTCATGGCTGACCACGTGAGTAGCAGGGAGGAAGGTGTCCCCAGGATCCCAAGGTCTGCCCCTCACCCAGAACGGCCATCCTCCCCCTTATCAATTGGCTTGCTctgtatattcattcattcatactaCAAACCAGGCGAAATCCGGGTGGTGTTGAGCAAGGAAGGGGCAGGGTCTGTCCTATCCCAGGCAGTGTAAAGATGCGCCTGGAGTGGGGTGAGCAAACTGGAGAGCCCAGACCCCACAGGAACAGTCCCTTCACTCCATCTGGGACATTTGAAACTCCTCCCTTTTTGTTCACCAGTGGAATCCAGTAGGGGGCATACCCATTGCTCCTCCCCAGGCCCTCTTCCACCTCTGGGGTGTCCTGGTCACACTCACTGCTTGGTGCCATGTGGAGGAGATAACATTTCCTTCAGCCCATGCCCCACTATCTGGCCCAGCATGTTTTAAGTGAGGATAAAAGTCAAGTTCTCTGCCCCCACCCTTACAGGGTTGTCACTTCCCAACATCCCTAAGAGGGGGGCCAGGTAGGTGTCCTGTTTAAGACTTGGAAATGAAGGCTTGGAATCTTCTAGGGTTCCGCCTCCAGCCATGGCCACCCAACAAAGAATCTACAAGCAGGCTAAGTTTTGGCCTGAGTGACTCCTCATCATCTCATGTGCCCCCAGACCCTAGAGCAGCAGGCAGCTTGGACTAAGACAGACAGCCCATTGTTCAAGTCCTGACTCTGTCACTTAAGCTCCATGGCCTTCCCCTCTCTGATCCCCAATTGGCTCACCAGTTACTGGGAGGTTAATCCCTCCCTCTCTAAGCAGAAGCAGATGATTTATGCTGGGTCATGGAGCAGGCTCCTCCTAGGCCTCTACAGCAGATAACCCAGATGGAGCTCATCACCACACGTGCAGAGAAAGCCACGGTGCGAGAAGGTTGAGCACCTGAGCCAGGGCCTTCGGACAGCCCTCTGCCTGAGATGCAGCTCACTCCTGTCCCAGAACAGTCCCCCCCGCAGGAGCCCCCACCACCTCAGTGGAAacaggcagccagacagaaagcaGGTTTTCATGCCAATAATTTATTGAACGGAGGTCTGTACACAGGCAAACCTTACTGTGGAAACTAAGACATCAGGAGCTCTCTCCACTCCCCTGGCCCTCcagggtggggtgaggagggagtAGACCTTGGGGGCAGAGGACAGGAGGGGAGTTACAGCTGTAGGAGGGGCGGGGCCAGGTTGGACGGTGCGAATCGAcgttttctttaagaaaaaaattataacaatctaTTTACACCCAGGGgccagggaagggaagaggagacgGGCTGGGCTGGTTCTATTTACAAGGGACACAGGAGGGGAGGGGGTTTGGAGGAGGTGGAggtctgggggtggggagggggccaaGGGGGTAGGAGGTCCTCATCCCCCCAACACCCtgtccttctcttccctccccacaaCCAGTTAAAATCCTCTTAAAAAGCCCACCACAGGGGTGAGGCTGGTTAGGGAGGGACTGGAGGTGGGGACAGGGACTCATTTACCTCTGCCCTCTAGTCTAGGGGCCCAGCCAGGGCAGGAGCTTGATGGGCTATGGccccccttcccagcccctcttGGGGCTCCCAGATGGAAGTGGAAGGGTGGTTGGTGGGGCCCTCAGGAGGAGTTAGTGAGGGTAGGTGTGGCATCGGTCGACTGCCAGTCTGAGCTGGTTGGAGTCTCAGTTaaagctggagggagggagggaaggagcagaGTTAAGCCTTTGCCTTTCAAACACCCCTTCGCCCAACCCAAAAGTAGGAATTCTCTTGTCATAGATGCTACATTAAAAGTTACAAGCTGTTACTTTAGGTGAAGGGTTGCAAACTCAAGTGCTAAAGGGCCAGGATAGTAACTGAGTAACACACCAGAGTGCCGGGCTCCATATAAGGGGgtggctgggctgggcacagcggctcatgcctgtaatcccagcactttgggaggccaaggtgggcagatcacaaggtcagcagttcgagaccagcctggc is part of the Nomascus leucogenys isolate Asia chromosome 17, Asia_NLE_v1, whole genome shotgun sequence genome and encodes:
- the ZNF526 gene encoding zinc finger protein 526 — its product is MAEVVAEVAEMPTQMSPGTVEMSTPMLGEMMEMSTEVTEMTPGEALASSLFFQHHQFMCSECGSLYNTLEEVLSHQEQHMLAVSEEEALTTQNVGLEPELVPGAEGPFQCGECSQLILSPGELLAHQDAHLRESANQIQYQCWDCQELFPSPELWVAHRKAQHLSAPVAEPPVPPPLPPPTPLPPPSPPSEVKMEPYECPECSTLCATPEEFLEHQGTHFDSLEKEERNGLEEEEEEDEEDEEDDEETEDEEAMAEVGDDAVGGDESTAGWAQGCGDCPQHQPSAGARRQHRQTSHSPASATHPFHCSQCQRSFSSANRLQAHGRAHVGGTHECTTCSKVFKKAASLEQHLRLHRGEARYLCVDCGRGFGTELTLVAHRRAHTANPLHRCRCGKTFSNMTKFLYHRRTHAGKSGAPPTGATAPPAPAEPTPPPPPPAPPAQLPCPQCSKSFASASRLSRHRRAVHGPPERRHRCGVCGKGFKKLIHVRNHLRTHTGERPFQCHSCGKTFASLANLSRHQLTHTGARPYQCLDCGKRFTQSSNLQQHRRLHLRPVAFARAPRLPITGLYNKSPYYCGTCGRWFRAMAGLRLHQRVHARARTLTLQPPRSPPPAPPPPPEPQQTIMCTELGETIAIIETSQPLALEDTLQLCQAALGASEAGGLLQLDTAFV